From a single Thermothielavioides terrestris NRRL 8126 chromosome 1, complete sequence genomic region:
- a CDS encoding uncharacterized protein (Contains conserved domains: pfam00385, Chromo, (CHRromatin Organisation MOdifier) domain and cd00034, ChSh, Chromo Shadow Domain, found in association with N-terminal chromo.): MPPAYSDNEEPSDVEFEQSSATKKPVRGRKPVSYQIDDPDEDDDAVSADGKNGAADSADGEGADGGEEEDEEEEEFVVEKIMSHMIDENGKPFYEVKWEGYEKKSDRTWEPEENLIENASEVLNEYLESIGGREKLFEESANALKTKKRGRASSSTPQAGAKRARKNGDHPADSEPPASVKASTWKPPPGSWEDHIAHLDACEDEDTHKLMVYLTWKNGHKTQHETSVIYKRCPQKMLQFYERHVRIVKRDADTDSVGTPL, from the exons ATGCCACCAG CATACAGCGACAACGAGGAGCCGTCGGACGTCGAATTCGAGCAGTCGTCGGCCACTAAGAAACCAGTGCGTGGAAGGAAGCCGGTTTCTTATCAGATTGACGACCCggatgaggatgatgatgcAGTCTCGGCCGACGGCAAGAACGGGGCCGCAGATTCAGCGGACGGTGAGGGGGCCGACgggggcgaggaggaggacgaggaagaggaaga ATTCGTGGTGGAGAAGATCATGAGCCACATGATTGATGAAAAT GGCAAGCCTTTCTATGAAGTGAAGTGGGAAGGCTACGAAAAGAAGTCTGACCGGACGTGGGAGCCGGAGGAAAACCTGAT CGAAAACGCCTCGGAAGTCCTGAACGAGTACCTCGAAAGTATCGGTGGGCGAGAGAAGCTCTTCGAAGAGAGCGCGAACGCCTTGAAGACCAAGAAGAGGGGGCGGGCCTCTTCGTCCACACCACAGGCCGGCGCGAAGAGAGCGAGGAAAAATGGGGACCATCCGGCGGACTCGGAACCGCCGGCCAGCGTTAAGGCCTCGACGTGGAAGCCACCGCCGGGCAGCTGGGAAGATCACATTGCCCACCTTGACGCGtgcgaggacgaggacacGCACAAGCTGATGGTTTACTTGACCTGGAAAAACGGGCACAAGACTCAACACGAGACTAGCGTGATCTACAAGAGATGCCCCCAGAAG ATGTTGCAGTTTTACGAGCGACACGTGCGGATCGTCAAGCGAGACGCCGACACTGATTCGGTCGGGACACCGCTTTGA